A genomic stretch from Oryzias latipes chromosome 24, ASM223467v1 includes:
- the mtmr9 gene encoding myotubularin-related protein 9, with the protein MEFAELIKTPRADGVVLHRPFMPNVEGTLCLTGHHLILSSRQDNTEELWLLHSNIDSIEKRFVGSLGSIIVKCKDLRVIQLDIPGMEECLNIASSIEALSTLDSVSLMYPFFYRPMFEVLEDGWNSFLPQNAFKGLESMTDEWRLSEVNKDFSVCSSYPSLVVVPKDVDDDALRKVATFRHGGRFPVLSYYHSKNGMVMMRAGQPLAGTNGRRCKEDEKLINATLRPGKRGYIIDTRTINVAQQAKARGGGFESEANYPQWRRIHKSIERYNVLQESLIKLVEACNDQSHSMDRWLSKLEASNWLSHVREILTTACLAAQCIDREGASVLVHGTEGTDSTLQVTSLAQIILDPSCRTIKGFQRLVEREWIQAGHPFQQRCAQSAYSNSKPRHEAPVFLLFLDCVWQILRQFPCSFEFNESFLVLLFEHAYASQFGTFLCNCAAERARLFLPEKTVSLWSWMNRPQELEHLTNPLYEANSLVIWPSVAPQSLLLWEGVFLRWNRSSKCLDEAYDEMVHIIEYNKELQNKVNCLRRQLAELETDEPVLRTP; encoded by the exons ATGGAGTTCGCAGAGCTGATCAAAACTCCCCGAGCGGACGGCGTTGTCCTGCACCGGCCCTTCATGCCCAACGTGGAAGGGACTCTTTGTTTAACTGGCCACCATCTAATTCTCTCCTCCAGACAGGACAACACGGAGGAGCTGTGGCTGCTTCATTCAAACATCGACTCCATTGAGAAGAG GTTTGTTGGGTCGTTGGGAAGCATCATCGTCAAATGCAAAGACCTGAGAGTGATTCAGCTCGACATCCCCGGCATGGAGGAATGCCTGAACATCGCCAGCTCCATTGAG GCCCTGTCCACTCTTGACTCCGTCTCCCTCATGTATCCGTTCTTCTACCGGCCCATGTTCGAGGTCCtggaggatggatggaactCTTTTCTTCCACAGAATGCATTTAAAGGCTTGGAGTCCATG ACCGATGAGTGGAGGCTGAGTGAAGTCAATAAGGATTTTAGCGTGTGCTCGTCATATCCCTCTCTTGTGGTGGTACCCAAAGACGTCGACGATGACGCGTTGAGGAAAGTTGCCACCTTTCGCCACGGCGGCCGTTTCCCAGTGCTTAGTTACTATCACAGCAAAAACGGCATG GTGATGATGCGAGCCGGACAGCCGTTGGCGGGGACCAACGGGAGGCGGTGTAAGGAAGACGAAAAACTGATCAATGCCACTCTGAGGCCTGGAAAGCGCGGCTACATCATTGACACTCGCACCATTAATGTTGCCCAGCAGGCCAAAGCTCGCGGGGGGGGATTTGAGTCTGAGGCAAACTACCCACAGTGGAGGAGGATCCACAAATCCATTGAGAG GTATAACGTCCTCCAGGAGAGCCTGATAAAACTGGTGGAGGCTTGTAATGATCAGTCCCACAGCATGGACCGCTGGTTGAGCAAGCTAGAGGCGTCCAACTGGCTGTCTCATGTCAGGGAAATCCTCACAACTGCCTGCCTGGCTGCCCAGTGTATTGACAG GGAGGGGGCTTCAGTTCTTGTCCATGGCACTGAGGGGACAGATTCCACCCTGCAGGTGACCTCCTTGGCTCAGATTATTCTTGATCCGAGCTGCAGGACCATCAAAGGCTTCCAAAGACTGGTGGAGCGGGAGTGGATCcag GCAGGTCACCCGTTCCAGCAGCGCTGTGCTCAGTCTGCGTACTCCAACAGCAAGCCTCGCCACGAGGCCCCCGTCTTCCTGCTCTTCCTGGACTGCGTGTGGCAGATCCTCCGACAGTTTCCCTGCTCCTTCGAGTTCAATGAGAGCTTCCTAGTGCTTCTGTTTGAACATGCCTACGCCTCTCAGTTCGGTACTTTTCTCTGCAACTGTGCAGCCGAGAG AGCTAGGCTCTTTCTGCCTGAGAAGACTGTATCTCTTTGGTCGTGGATGAATCGGCCTCAGGAGCTGGAGCACCTGACCAACCCCCTCTATGAAGCCAACAGTCTTGTAATCTGGCCGTCAGTGGCCCCGCAGAGCCTTCTGCTGTGGGAGG gagTGTTCCTTCGCTGGAACCGATCCTCCAAGTGTTTGGATGAGGCCTACGATGAAATGGTACATATCATTGAATACAACAAAGAACTTCAGAACAAAGTGAACTGCCTGCGCCGGCAGCTGGCCGAGCTGGAAACGGATGAGCCGGTGCTGCGAACCCCATAA